In Planctomycetia bacterium, one DNA window encodes the following:
- a CDS encoding SGNH/GDSL hydrolase family protein, whose translation MRTFATIALVAFTISGCGLFSAPTAPTGPFTQIVVFGDSLSDAGNIHAAFSIVPQAPYFDGRLSNGPVWVERLASRYGLVARPSFRGGTNFAHAASGTGRGLGQSFGLPLGPNVRQQVDLYHGQPAGTELFVVWGGANDVFDVLGDDCNDPPTTIADNVFLAVARLYELGGRWFLVPNLPDIGLTPRYRDTPRQERATQLSNDVNAALGARLDQLETLPDIRIWRMDIAALFAEMIASPPPGLTNTTDPAWTGGFLGYAGGEGQLAENPDAYLFWDDVHPTRVSHQVLAERAIDLLQASLPTAAPPPPPAGFAFNILPPETEFWLMYFSLASQPERGDACRF comes from the coding sequence ATGCGTACCTTTGCGACCATCGCCCTTGTCGCATTCACGATCTCCGGTTGCGGCCTGTTTTCTGCGCCGACCGCGCCCACCGGGCCGTTTACGCAGATCGTCGTCTTCGGCGACAGCCTGTCCGACGCGGGGAACATTCACGCTGCCTTCAGCATCGTGCCGCAGGCGCCTTATTTTGACGGCCGTCTATCAAACGGGCCGGTCTGGGTCGAGCGGCTCGCGTCGCGCTACGGTCTCGTCGCGCGACCCAGCTTCCGCGGCGGGACCAACTTCGCCCACGCCGCATCAGGGACCGGCCGCGGGCTGGGCCAGTCGTTCGGTCTGCCGCTGGGGCCGAACGTTCGGCAGCAGGTCGATTTGTATCACGGTCAGCCAGCCGGCACGGAGCTGTTCGTTGTCTGGGGCGGGGCCAACGATGTTTTCGACGTTTTGGGCGACGACTGCAACGACCCGCCCACGACCATCGCCGACAACGTTTTTCTCGCCGTCGCGCGGCTTTACGAACTCGGCGGGCGGTGGTTCCTTGTGCCGAACCTGCCCGACATCGGGCTGACGCCGCGCTATCGCGACACGCCTCGGCAGGAGCGGGCGACGCAGCTATCCAATGACGTGAACGCGGCGCTTGGCGCCCGGCTCGATCAGCTTGAAACGCTGCCCGACATCCGCATCTGGCGGATGGACATCGCCGCGCTCTTCGCGGAAATGATTGCGTCGCCGCCGCCGGGGCTAACGAATACGACCGACCCCGCGTGGACCGGCGGCTTTCTCGGCTACGCGGGCGGCGAGGGCCAACTGGCCGAGAATCCCGATGCGTATTTGTTCTGGGATGACGTCCACCCGACGCGCGTCTCGCACCAGGTGCTGGCGGAGCGGGCCATCGATCTCTTGCAGGCCAGCCTGCCGACGGCCGCCCCGCCGCCGCCGCCCGCCGGATTCGCTTTCAACATCCTGCCGCCGGAGACGGAGTTCTGGCTGATGTATTTCTCGCTCGCCAGCCAGCCCGAGCGAGGCGACGCATGTCGATTTTGA
- a CDS encoding acyl-CoA dehydrogenase family protein, producing the protein MTTAVETPNPYDYYNIRSLLSDDELAIQDAVARFVDERVLPVIPQAFEDHRFPKELVPEIASMGLLGCNIEGYDCAGLNNVCYGLVCQELERGDSGVRSFVSVQGSLCMYPILAYGSEEQRQKYLPRMAKGECIGCFGLTEPDGGSDPGTMKTRAVKKGGDWVINGAKMWITNGTIADIAIVWAMTDEGVRGFIVEKGMPGYTARDILRKFSLRASVTSELFFDNVRVPASQMLPNVVGLKGPLGCLTQARYGITWGAIGAAIACFKEALEFAKIRVVFGRPIAHTQTIQRRLADMSRRITTAQLLSLQLGRLKDAGTMHHSQVSMAKWNNVRMALDIARDARDILGAGGISIECSPIRHMLNLESVITYEGTETIHELVVGRELTGHAAF; encoded by the coding sequence ATGACTACCGCCGTTGAAACGCCCAATCCGTACGACTACTACAACATCCGCAGCCTGCTCTCTGACGATGAGCTCGCCATTCAGGACGCGGTCGCGCGGTTTGTGGACGAGCGCGTGCTGCCGGTCATTCCGCAGGCGTTTGAGGACCACCGTTTTCCAAAGGAACTCGTTCCCGAGATCGCTTCGATGGGCCTGCTCGGCTGCAACATCGAGGGCTATGATTGCGCCGGCCTGAACAACGTCTGCTACGGCCTTGTCTGCCAGGAGCTGGAGCGCGGCGACAGCGGCGTGCGCAGCTTCGTCAGCGTGCAGGGCAGCCTGTGCATGTACCCCATCCTCGCCTACGGCAGCGAGGAACAAAGACAAAAGTATTTACCTCGCATGGCCAAGGGCGAGTGCATCGGCTGTTTCGGCCTCACCGAGCCGGACGGCGGCAGCGATCCCGGCACCATGAAGACCCGCGCCGTGAAAAAGGGCGGCGACTGGGTCATCAACGGGGCCAAGATGTGGATCACCAACGGCACCATCGCCGACATCGCCATCGTCTGGGCGATGACGGACGAGGGCGTGCGCGGGTTCATCGTCGAGAAGGGCATGCCGGGCTACACCGCACGCGACATTTTGCGGAAGTTCTCCCTGCGCGCCAGCGTCACCAGCGAATTGTTTTTCGACAACGTGCGCGTGCCCGCCTCGCAGATGCTGCCGAACGTCGTGGGGTTGAAGGGGCCGCTGGGCTGCCTGACCCAGGCGCGATACGGCATCACCTGGGGGGCGATCGGAGCCGCCATCGCGTGCTTCAAAGAGGCGCTGGAGTTCGCGAAGATCCGCGTCGTCTTCGGGCGGCCGATCGCGCACACGCAGACGATTCAGCGGCGGCTGGCGGACATGAGCCGGCGCATCACGACGGCGCAATTGCTGTCCCTGCAACTGGGGCGCTTGAAAGACGCCGGCACGATGCACCACAGCCAGGTGAGCATGGCCAAGTGGAACAACGTGCGCATGGCGCTGGACATCGCCCGCGACGCCCGCGACATCCTCGGCGCCGGCGGCATCAGCATCGAGTGCAGCCCGATCCGCCACATGCTGAACCTCGAGTCGGTGATTACCTACGAAGGCACCGAGACGATCCACGAACTGGTCGTCGGCCGGGAACTGACAGGCCACGCGGCGTTTTAG
- the cas9 gene encoding type II CRISPR RNA-guided endonuclease Cas9 (Cas9, originally named Csn1, is the large, multifunctional signature protein of type II CRISPR/Cas systems. It is well known even to general audiences because its RNA-guided endonuclease activity has made it a popular tool for custom editing of eukaryotic genomes.), whose amino-acid sequence MSGLVLGLDLGPNSLGWALVDESEGGKGLIDCGVRVFPEGVDNFDTKKETPRNEARRIARGMRRQIARRARRKRRLREALIASGLYPAGPGEQKKLEGLDPYELRARALDEPLKPYEIGRILLHFGQRRGFLSNRKRERTNNEVKGMLAEMSALQADIEATGARTLGEYLHRKSREMNHCKRVDNDHVRRRHTRRDMLSYEFDRIWKEQSKHHAGLLTDKLRYGASGAAQKFPSLPRRRKKGQSFLDAFGVEGLIFFQRPIYWPRSVVGKCELEPKQKRCARADRRAQRFRLLQEVNNLRYIDPDTNQERSLSPEHRDTLLKKLSRSKEMDFDKIRKALGLHESVQFNLESGKRKKLWGMVTDSLLAAKGAYGPKWHELAEQTKNRVVELLVLSTDDDETAERLIEECGLTRSQAESVLGVDLPQGYIHLSVMALNKLIPPLERGLKLMGNDETDSAMHAAGYMRRDQLQRRVFDHLPDPTRARDARIGDIPSPVVKRAIVELRKVVNAIIREYGKPAAVHVELTRQVRQGPEARREYTSRIREIEEERAAAADEIRKLKIGGASVAVNRDSILRWLLWKQQNHDCIYCGNKISQAQLFGGEIDVDHILPYSRSLDDSQMNKVVCHRNCNSDKGNQAPYEWLCDKNPKKYAEVLQHALSLVRRGTLPYKKYRRISQKDLILDDFIARQLTATGYITSATVEYLKCLFENEHAVLGLKGELTAELRHQWGLDDVLSSLPDSPAWQEQADLRSGEKNRADHRHHAIDAIVVALTNRSRLQQLSRIRKRGGGDRADEALPAPWASFRDDVVAKIRDINVSRRAKRKVAGALHDDNPFGKTQRPGYFVKRKPLIELSPSEIDKIRDAAIKDIVKGELSRAGIIAGRGKGVDGGAMKKVLAELTMPSGVPIKRARLLVPSETIRPIREKTPHEVQVNPMSTHHLALFEWDEGGKTKRKAVFVTMIDAIKRLKCHEPIIQRNPPNNNAGIPQNARFVFSLSGGELVLVDVGGNKKLLVFDTAAQTSQQMWFYEHTDARKHKRLYSFMPNTLKARKVTVDPLGRIRWAND is encoded by the coding sequence ATGTCTGGGTTGGTTCTGGGGCTGGATTTGGGGCCTAACTCTCTCGGCTGGGCGTTAGTTGACGAATCCGAGGGGGGGAAGGGGTTGATCGATTGCGGGGTGCGGGTGTTTCCGGAGGGTGTCGACAATTTCGACACCAAGAAAGAAACGCCGCGCAACGAGGCCCGCAGGATTGCCCGTGGCATGCGGCGGCAAATCGCTCGACGCGCTCGGCGGAAACGCCGCCTACGCGAGGCTCTCATTGCATCCGGTCTATACCCTGCCGGTCCCGGTGAGCAAAAGAAGCTCGAAGGCCTGGATCCATACGAGTTGCGCGCCCGCGCATTGGATGAACCGCTCAAGCCTTACGAGATTGGCCGCATCTTGCTGCACTTTGGACAGCGCCGAGGGTTTCTATCGAATCGAAAGCGGGAACGCACGAACAATGAAGTCAAGGGCATGCTCGCGGAAATGAGCGCCTTACAGGCCGACATTGAAGCAACCGGCGCGCGAACGCTTGGCGAGTATCTTCACCGCAAGTCGCGCGAAATGAACCACTGCAAGCGAGTTGATAATGACCACGTTCGACGTCGCCACACCCGGCGCGACATGCTCTCTTATGAGTTCGACAGAATCTGGAAAGAACAATCTAAACATCATGCCGGCCTCTTAACGGACAAGCTGCGGTATGGCGCATCCGGCGCGGCACAAAAATTTCCGTCGTTGCCCCGCAGGCGGAAAAAGGGCCAATCATTTCTTGATGCCTTTGGCGTCGAGGGGCTGATTTTCTTTCAGCGGCCAATCTATTGGCCTCGGTCGGTAGTCGGCAAGTGTGAGTTGGAGCCAAAGCAAAAGCGGTGTGCCCGCGCGGACCGCCGAGCGCAGCGGTTTCGCCTTCTACAGGAAGTTAATAATTTGAGGTATATCGATCCGGATACAAATCAAGAGCGGTCTCTTTCGCCGGAGCATCGCGACACGCTACTTAAAAAGTTGTCTCGGTCCAAGGAAATGGATTTCGACAAAATTCGCAAGGCGCTGGGGTTGCACGAATCGGTGCAGTTTAACCTCGAATCCGGCAAGAGAAAAAAACTTTGGGGCATGGTGACGGATTCGCTTCTGGCCGCCAAGGGCGCATACGGGCCGAAATGGCATGAACTGGCGGAGCAGACCAAGAACCGCGTCGTCGAATTGCTTGTGCTTTCGACGGATGATGACGAAACTGCCGAACGCCTGATAGAGGAGTGCGGCCTGACAAGGAGCCAGGCCGAGTCGGTGCTGGGTGTAGATCTGCCGCAGGGCTACATCCACTTGTCGGTGATGGCTCTCAACAAGCTTATTCCCCCTCTTGAACGCGGCTTGAAGCTGATGGGAAACGACGAAACGGATTCAGCGATGCACGCTGCTGGGTATATGCGCCGAGATCAGCTCCAACGGCGAGTCTTCGACCATTTGCCAGACCCAACGAGAGCAAGGGACGCTCGCATCGGCGACATTCCAAGCCCTGTTGTTAAACGAGCAATCGTTGAATTGCGGAAGGTCGTCAACGCCATCATCCGCGAGTACGGCAAGCCCGCAGCGGTACATGTTGAATTAACGCGCCAGGTTCGACAGGGGCCAGAAGCTCGCCGTGAATACACGTCTCGTATCCGCGAAATTGAAGAAGAGCGCGCGGCGGCGGCTGACGAAATACGCAAACTCAAGATAGGGGGGGCGTCTGTAGCTGTCAATCGCGACAGCATTCTGCGTTGGCTGTTGTGGAAGCAGCAGAACCATGACTGCATCTACTGTGGCAATAAGATCAGCCAGGCACAGTTATTCGGCGGCGAGATCGACGTGGACCACATCTTGCCGTATTCACGCAGCCTCGATGACTCACAGATGAACAAGGTTGTCTGTCATCGAAATTGCAATAGCGACAAAGGCAATCAAGCGCCCTACGAATGGTTGTGCGATAAGAATCCCAAGAAATACGCCGAAGTTCTGCAACATGCTTTGTCACTGGTTCGGCGCGGGACGCTGCCCTACAAAAAATACCGCAGAATCAGCCAGAAAGATTTGATATTGGACGACTTTATCGCTCGTCAACTGACGGCGACCGGCTACATCACCAGTGCAACCGTGGAGTATCTAAAATGTTTGTTTGAAAACGAGCACGCCGTACTCGGCCTGAAGGGCGAGTTGACGGCGGAGCTGCGACACCAGTGGGGGCTTGATGACGTGCTGTCATCGCTGCCAGACAGCCCCGCCTGGCAGGAGCAGGCCGATCTGCGGTCAGGGGAAAAGAATCGCGCCGACCACCGCCACCACGCAATAGACGCGATCGTCGTCGCGCTGACAAATCGCTCTCGCCTTCAACAGCTGTCGCGCATTCGCAAGAGGGGCGGGGGAGACAGGGCTGACGAAGCCCTGCCCGCGCCGTGGGCGTCATTCCGTGATGATGTTGTTGCGAAGATCAGAGATATCAACGTGTCGCGTCGCGCCAAAAGGAAGGTGGCGGGCGCGCTGCATGACGACAACCCTTTTGGCAAGACGCAGAGGCCGGGGTACTTTGTCAAGCGCAAGCCGCTGATAGAGCTCTCACCAAGCGAAATAGACAAGATACGCGACGCCGCTATCAAGGACATTGTAAAGGGCGAGCTGTCTCGGGCCGGCATTATCGCTGGGCGCGGGAAGGGGGTGGATGGTGGGGCGATGAAGAAGGTCTTGGCAGAATTAACAATGCCGTCAGGCGTCCCTATTAAACGCGCTCGGCTCTTGGTGCCCAGTGAAACCATTAGACCGATCCGTGAGAAAACACCGCACGAAGTACAAGTCAATCCGATGTCAACACATCACTTGGCGTTGTTCGAGTGGGATGAAGGCGGTAAGACAAAGCGCAAAGCTGTTTTCGTCACAATGATCGACGCCATTAAGCGGCTCAAGTGCCACGAGCCCATTATCCAACGCAATCCGCCCAACAATAATGCTGGTATTCCGCAAAATGCACGATTTGTGTTTTCGCTAAGCGGCGGAGAGCTTGTGTTGGTTGATGTCGGGGGTAACAAAAAGCTCCTTGTCTTTGACACCGCGGCTCAAACATCACAGCAGATGTGGTTTTATGAACATACCGACGCCCGAAAGCACAAGAGGCTGTATAGTTTCATGCCGAATACCCTCAAGGCGCGAAAGGTGACGGTAGACCCCCTAGGTCGTATTCGCTGGGCCAACGACTGA
- the cas1 gene encoding type II CRISPR-associated endonuclease Cas1: MIKRTIEISQNPAYLAVRDGQLLLRAQRENTDTQPDRDPDGAGSSRRGARAQHDPDHRPTPAIPCEDIGVLLVDHPAVTYSHSALTTLLEHDAAVVLCGRNHLPIGLLLPIAEHSQVVWRVQAQINVPKPVRKRLWQQIIRAKIRAQAANLLPDTLTRTKLLGLARNVRSGDPDNLEAQAARAYWPAWLQTIHAEAAGRAAVPDFRRDADGPAPNNLLNYGYAVLRAAVARALVCAGLFPALGLKHSNRSNAFCLADDLVEPLRPMVDAAVSGLARQGVLELGPDSKKALLGLLASDVELAGQTGPLMVALHRFAASLAKCLDGDAEELEIPVACT; encoded by the coding sequence GTGATCAAGCGCACGATCGAAATCTCCCAGAACCCCGCCTACCTGGCCGTCCGCGACGGCCAACTCCTCCTCCGCGCGCAGCGCGAGAATACTGACACCCAGCCGGACCGCGACCCCGACGGGGCGGGTTCTTCCCGGCGCGGTGCCCGAGCGCAACACGATCCGGACCATCGACCCACGCCGGCCATTCCCTGCGAGGACATCGGCGTCCTGCTGGTCGATCACCCCGCCGTGACGTATTCACACAGCGCGCTCACAACACTCCTTGAGCATGATGCCGCCGTTGTACTTTGCGGGAGAAACCACCTGCCAATCGGATTGCTGCTGCCGATCGCGGAGCACTCGCAGGTCGTCTGGCGAGTGCAGGCCCAAATCAACGTGCCGAAGCCCGTCCGAAAGCGACTGTGGCAGCAAATCATCCGCGCCAAGATTCGCGCGCAAGCGGCGAACCTGTTGCCCGACACCCTCACACGTACCAAGCTGCTCGGCCTGGCGCGGAATGTCCGCTCCGGCGACCCTGACAACCTCGAAGCCCAGGCTGCTCGGGCCTATTGGCCGGCATGGCTTCAAACCATTCACGCCGAGGCGGCGGGCAGAGCCGCCGTGCCGGATTTCCGGCGCGATGCCGACGGCCCAGCACCGAACAACCTGCTCAATTATGGCTACGCCGTCCTGCGCGCGGCCGTCGCGCGGGCCTTGGTATGCGCCGGCCTGTTCCCGGCCCTGGGATTGAAGCACTCGAACCGTTCCAACGCGTTCTGCCTGGCGGACGATCTCGTGGAGCCGCTTCGTCCCATGGTGGACGCGGCCGTGAGTGGGCTTGCGCGTCAAGGGGTGCTTGAGCTCGGCCCGGACAGCAAGAAAGCGCTCTTGGGGCTGCTCGCATCGGACGTCGAACTAGCGGGACAAACCGGCCCGCTCATGGTCGCGCTGCATCGTTTTGCCGCATCCCTGGCGAAGTGTCTCGACGGCGACGCCGAGGAACTGGAGATTCCGGTCGCATGTACTTGA
- the cas2 gene encoding CRISPR-associated endonuclease Cas2, with protein sequence MWVIAMFDLPVDTKAARKAYAQFRKALLKDGFAKMQFSVYIRNCASEENANVHIQRVQGFLPDDGEVRILTITDKQFERMRVFWGKRRKPPEPAPQQLELF encoded by the coding sequence ATGTGGGTTATCGCCATGTTTGATTTGCCGGTCGATACGAAAGCGGCGCGAAAGGCCTACGCGCAGTTTCGCAAGGCCCTGCTCAAGGACGGCTTTGCCAAAATGCAGTTTTCGGTCTATATTAGAAATTGTGCCAGCGAGGAAAACGCCAATGTGCACATCCAGCGCGTGCAGGGGTTTCTTCCGGACGACGGTGAAGTGCGCATCCTCACCATCACTGACAAGCAATTTGAGCGCATGCGCGTTTTCTGGGGAAAACGGCGCAAGCCCCCCGAACCGGCCCCGCAACAACTCGAACTTTTTTAG